The following coding sequences lie in one Paramisgurnus dabryanus chromosome 16, PD_genome_1.1, whole genome shotgun sequence genomic window:
- the LOC135755205 gene encoding uncharacterized protein, whose protein sequence is MEENTQALPLNSPLHSPRNHSESLSLSLSLTQPAAVLHASLPLSPTTPTHSFPPSYLQSSSTPQVSGGSHCLNPTTASDQDDLTCLSWLHQRGNLLPLQPMPRVTNLPQPLHTFSTQSVPPCPAKPPYSFSSLIFMAIEDSPEKRLPVKDIYEWIVNNFPYYREASSGWRNSVRHNLSLSKSFQRIHRDKSQSVGKGSLWRVCPQYRPALLEVLRKTHYCHRTNSNLLNNSVLLEASNNGQSCISDTLEISDLESLSSNPSCSLTPDHEELVPMESVDLTEVSGEDSEKDPLGDSGYIELHYYQYQQYQYLVLPGETELDLETVEILQLDAEAQEAAGSLLDLAGGNH, encoded by the exons ATGGAGGAAAACACACAAGCACTGCCACTTAATTCTCCTCTGCATTCCCCTAGAAATCATTCAGAAAGTCTATCTCTGTCCCTCTCTCTTACACAGCCTGCTGCTGTCCTCCATGCTTCACTCCCTCTCTCCCCAACCACCCCTACCCATTCTTTCCCACCCTCTTATCTCCAGTCTTCATCAACCCCTCAGGTATCTGGAGGGTCACACTGCCTTAATCCCACCACAGCATCTGACCAGGATGACCTGACCTGTCTTAGCTGGCTGCATCAAAGAGGGAACCTTTTGCCCCTGCAGCCCATGCCCAGAGTTACCAATCTGCCGCAGCCATTGCACACCTTTTCCACCCAGTCGGTGCCCCCCTGCCCCGCTAAGCCACCTTACTCTTTCAGTAGTCTCATCTTCATGGCAATTGAAGACTCGCCAGAGAAACGACTCCCTGTGAAAGATATTTATGAATGGATTGTCAACAACTTCCCCTATTACAGAGAAGCTTCAAGTGGTTGGAGGAACTCTGTTCGACACAATCTGTCCTTGAGCAAGAGCTTCCAACGAATACATCGTGACAAGAGTCAA TCCGTTGGAAAGGGCTCACTGTGGCGTGTCTGTCCGCAGTATCGTCCGGCCCTTCTGGAGGTTCTTAGAAAAACACACTACTGCCATCGTACCAACAGCAACTTGTTAAACAATTCTGTTTT ATTGGAGGCATCTAATAATGGGCAGAGCTGCATTAGTGACACATTGGAAATATCAG ATCTTGAATCTCTCTCTTCAAACCCATCCTGCTCTTTGACACCAGATCATGAAGAGTTGGTCCCAATGGAGTCTGTAGACCTCACAGAAGTTTCAGGAGAGGATTCAGAAAAAGATCCATTGGGAGACAGTGGTTACATTGAGTTACACTATTATCAATACCAGCAGTATCAGTACTTGGTTCTTCCAGGAGAAACTGAGTTGGACCTGGAGACGGTTGAGATACTGCAGCTTGATGCAGAGGCACAGGAGGCTGCGGGGTCACTGCTTGATCTTGCAGGAGGCAACCACTGA
- the atl3 gene encoding atlastin-3 yields the protein MGTEPGPVQIVTVNKEDHSFDLDTKALSRILLAPEVRDKNVVVVSVAGAFRKGKSFLLDFMLRYMYKKPGEDWLGQENEPLTGFSWRGGSEPETTGIQLWSEVFVVEKKDGSEVAVVLMDTQGAFDSQSTVKDCATIFALSTMTSSVQIYNLSQNIQEDDLQQLQLFTEYGRLAMDEIFLKPFQSLMFLVRDWSFPYEYKYGFKGGSNFLDKRLQVKPSQHEELQTVREHIHSCFTSISCFLLPHPGLKVATSPAFKGQLCDVAPEFKDELRALITHLLEPNELAVKEINGNQVTCRGLLEFFKAYIKIYQGEDLPHPKSMLEATAEANNLAAVASAKDQYYKNMEKVCGGDLPYVSPDSLEEKHSFFLQEALRHFTGTKKMGGRDFCKRYQEQLEAELAELWVSFSKHNESKNIFSAFRTPAVLFVLICLLYMLSTLLLFIGLGMISFACDCVIGLAMIAMVTWAFIRYSGQYRAVGTAIDQAAGILLEQATDILNKTRGQGQVAVQHKKTS from the exons ATGGGGACTGAACCTGGGCCAGTCCAAATCGTGACAGTCAACAAAGAGGACCATTCCTTTGACCTAGATACGAAGGCACTCAGTCGAATTCTCTTGGCACCTGAAGTCAGAGATAAGAATGTGGTGGTGGTGTCTGTTGCCGGTGCCTTCCGAAAAGGCAAAAGTTTTCTCTTGGATTTCATGCTCCGATACATGTATAAGAAG CCTGGTGAGGACTGGCTTGGACAGGAGAATGAGCCCCTGACAGGATTCTCATGGAGAGGAGGCTCAGAGCCAGAAACCACTGGCATCCAGCTATGGAGTGAAGTCTTTGTTGTGGAGAAAAAAGATGGAAGTGAG gTTGCAGTGGTTTTAATGGACACACAAGGAGCATTTGATTCTCAGTCGACTGTAAAAGATTGTGCCACTATTTTTGCCCTCAGCACCATGACCAGTTCTGTCCAG atttataaCCTATCACAGAATATTCAGGAAGATGATCTACAACAACTTCAG CTGTTTACAGAGTATGGCCGACTTGCAATGGATGAAATCTTTCTCAAGCCTTTTCAG TCACTTATGTTCCTGGTCAGAGATTGGAGTTTCCCATACGAATACAAATACGGGTTCAAAGGAGGAAGTAATTTCCTGGACAAGCGTCTGCAA GTGAAACCGTCTCAACATGAGGAGCTCCAGACAGTGAGAGAGCACATTCATTCTTGTTTCACCTCAATATCCTGTTTTCTCCTACCACACCCTGGCCTAAAGGTGGCAACAAGCCCTGCTTTCAAAGGACAACTGTGTG atGTGGCTCCAGAGTTTAAGGATGAGTTGCGAGCTCTCATTACACATCTGCTGGAGCCTAATGAACTGGCTGTGAAGGAGATCAATGGAAATCAGGTGACCTGCAGAGGCCTGCTGGAGTTTTTTAAG GCATATATCAAGATATATCAGGGAGAGGACCTTCCACACCCAAAATCTATGCTAGAG GCTACAGCAGAGGCCAATAACCTTGCGGCTGTTGCATCAGCTAAGGACCAGTACTACAAGAACATGGAGAAG GTCTGTGGTGGTGATCTACCTTATGTGTCCCCTGACTCACTGGAGGAAAAGCACAGTTTCTTCCTGCAAGAAGCCCTGCGTCACTTTACTGGCACTAAGAAGATGGGTGGACGAGATTTCTGTAAACGTTATCAAGAACAGCTTGAAGCAGAGCTGGCAGAGCTTTGGGTGTCTTTCAGTAAGCACAATGAG TCCAAGAATATCTTCAGTGCATTCCGGACACCTGCGGTGCTTTTTGTCTTGATTTGCCTTCTGTATATGCTGTCAACACTCTTGCTCTTCATCGGTCTGGGAATGATTTCCTTTGCATGTGACTGTGTAATTGGTCTGGCCATGATTGCTATGGTGACCTGGGCCTTTATTCGTTACTCTGGCCAATACAGAGCAGTAGGCACAGCTATAGACCAGGCTGCTGGGATCTTGCTGGAACAG GCCACAGATATATTGAACAAGACGAGAGGCCAGGGTCAAGTGGCTGTGCAACACAAGAAAACAAGTTAG